Proteins from a genomic interval of Bombyx mori chromosome 8, ASM3026992v2:
- the LOC119628818 gene encoding nucleolar protein dao-5-like, whose translation MRSALASDSGAINPTRPSVGKKRGRRKTQLPTSNDGSASSSGTEVPEKTMAIEEVTPVVSESAAASEDAMPAPQWAPVRRRGAVSPATSVESMSTSAASLASGDETFRDLDLALVNLGKLLSTVAAKGAEPGSSSRKRLREAAAMVKTRLIPTMSKLHDLVASREVESKGHVSQFDSRESRIPGDTPALRGGTPLLSRPALARAGPPAGATDTTEHLRSAMSVVAPMPEPTSEAPVPLAPTPAIPRPPRRVELRPAPPPRISAAPASARRGKINPTPARAEDIRSPLARMVDEWPALPRPRPAEPPLSPSRAAGSQRPYNMAAGTEEVDHSLPSREEMVACISRAVAVEVGKHFASLEKILRSVGSGDCVPAPTNAAVPRGQAARPTSTPIPSTRLARRGGRNENNRGTGAQNPALKSQPRPLPPPPSSMDEGWTEVVKRGKKGRQNTEAPAAPRVGRALTAAARSTELVAVAAPREGRAPATNKKQNAKKKKTRARAAVNLAEIGAEEGLRFRHTANGAKLLECPGTDSSGVADRLVATLRVALPENEVRVHRPIES comes from the exons atgcgctctgcgctcgccagcgactcGGGTGCAATCAACCCCACCAGACCATCGGTGGGGAAAAAGAGGGGGCGAAGAAAAACACAATTGCCAACTTCCAATGACGGCAGCGCGTCATCCTCCGGCACtgaggtgccggaaaagacgatgGCCATCGAGGAGGTGACTCCGGTGGTTTCGGAGTCTGCTGCTGCGTCGGAAGACGCGATGCCTGCTCCCCAGTGGGCACCAGTAAGGAGGAGGGGCGCGGTGTCACCGGCGACGTCGGTGGAgtcgatgtcgacgtcggctgcgtccctggctagcggggacgagACGTTCCGGGACCTCGACCTTGCGCTTGTTAATTTGGGTAAGCTGCTGTCGACTgtggctgccaagggcgccgagccaggcagcagTTCCCGGAAAAGGCTCCGGGAGGCAGCCGCTATGGTTAAAACGAGGCTGATCCCCACCATGTCCAAGCTCCATGACTTGGTAGCGAGCCGAGAGGTGGAGAGCAAAGGTCACGTCTCTCAGTTTGACTCCAGAGAGAGTCGCATCCCGGGAGACACCCCGGCCTTGCGGGGAGGGACTCCCCTGTTGTCGAGGCCCGCGCTGGCACGCGCTGGGCCCCCCGCGGGGGCGACGGATACTACTGAGCACTTGCGGTCCGCGATGAGTGTGGTGGCACCCATGCCAGAGCCCACCTCCGAGGCCCCTGTTCCGCTGGCGCCTACTCCTGCGATCCCTCGCCCTCCACGAAGGGTTGAGCTAAGGCCTGCGCCACCTCCGCGGATATCGGCCGCCCCTGCATCTGCACGTAGAGGAAAAATAAACCCTACGCCAGCGCGGGCTGAggacatccgttcgccactggcgaggatggtgGATGAGTGGCCAGCGCTACCGCGGCCCAGGCCTGCAGAGCCGCCTCTTTCACCCTCGCGTGCTGCGGGGTCACAGAGGCCATACAACATGGCTGCTGGGACGGAAGAAGTAGACCACTCCCTCCCAAGCAGAGAGGAAATGGTGGCCTGCATttcgcgggcggtggcggttgaGGTTGGCAAGCACTTTGCCAGCCTCGAGAAGATACTCCGCTCCGTTGGCTCCGGGGACTGTGTCCCGGCGCCAACAAACGCCGCCGTCCCGCGGGGCCAGGCCGCCCGGCCGACCTCCACCCCCATCCCATCCACAAGGTTGGCACGACGTGGAGGCCGCAATGAAAATAACAGGGGTACGGGTGCCCAGAATCCTGCCCTGAAATCCCAGCCCCGTCCCCTTCCTCCTCCCCCgtcaagcatggacgagggctggacggaAGTAGTGAAGCGGGGCAAGAAAGGTAGGCAAAATACAGAGGCTCCGGCAGCTCCCAGAGTGGGTCGAGCGCTGACCGCTGCAGCCCGAAGCACAGAGCTGGTGGCCGTGGCTGCTCCTCGCGAGGGTCGAGCACCGGCCACCAACAAGAAGCAGAAcgccaagaagaagaagacgcgc GCGCGCGCGGCCGTCAACTTAGCGGAAATTGGGGCAGAGGAAGGCCTCCGCTTCCGGCATACCGCCAATGGAgcgaagctgctggagtgtcccggtaCGGATAGTTCTGGTGTCGCAGACAGactagtggcgacgctccgcgtggcgctGCCGGAGAAtgaggtgcgcgtgcacaggccg ATTGAATCATAG
- the GlcNAcase2 gene encoding beta-N-acetylglucosaminidase 2 precursor (The RefSeq protein has 5 substitutions compared to this genomic sequence), whose amino-acid sequence MFRLFLYLNILGAFLVTGLHIVEPGPEYPASKGAIWPRPQMQSIEIPYYKFDSDVLEIKVMDHDCPILSNAVQRSLAVLRDMLRIASPYVNRNAPQQVLDDDTYDGPLKSLSIYLTSPCEEYPHFGMIESYNLTIAADSTLRSSSIWGILRGLESWTHLFHLSDNRDQLHINKGEVHDFPRYPHRGLLVDTSRHYISMSNILLILDAMAMNKMNVFHWHIVDDQSFPYQSERFPDLSRLGAYHETLIYTKKDIQTVIDYARNRGIRVIPEFDVPGHTRSWGVAKPELLTHCYNEYAVDVGLGPMNPIKDSTYTFLRELFHEVQALFPDRYIHIGGDEVDLDCWESNPEFKRYIQEHNLTSVADFHALFMRNTIPLLSENSRPIVWQEVFDEGVPLPKDTIVQVWKGNEVYEMLNILRASHQLIYSSGWYLDHLKTGGDWTEFFNKDPRDMVSGFSKDINVDNIVGGEACMWTEVVNDMNIMSRVWPRASAVAERLWGHESQAAYQVYSRLEEHTCRMNARGIRAQPPSGPGFCLGA is encoded by the exons ATGTTTcgtctttttctttatttaaatattttaggcGCTTTTTTAGTGACCGGTTTGCATATCGTGGAACCGGGACCCGAATATCCAGCATCGAAAGGTGCAATTTGGCCAAGACCGCAAATGCAATCGATAGAAATTCCTTACTACAAATTTGATAGTGATGTACTTGAaattaag GTAATCGAACATGATTGTCCTATTCTGTCGAATGCCGTCCAACGGAGTCTGGCGGTATTGAGAGATATGCTCCGAATCGCGAGTCCGTATGTAAACCGCAATGCGCCACAACAGGTCTTAGATGATGATACATACGACGGACCACTGAAGAGTCTAAGCATTTACTTGACATCACCCTGTGAAGAATATCCGCATTTCGGCATGATCGAGAGCT ACAATCTGACGATCGCCGCTGACAGCACACTCAGAAGTTCATCGATATGGGGAATACTGAGAGGCTTGGAAAGTTGGACGCACCTGTTTCATCTCTCAGATAATCGTGAT CAATTGCACATTAACAAAGGTGAAGTTCACGACTTTCCCCGTTACCCTCACAGAGGACTGCTCGTTGACACATCACGTCATTACATCTCAATGTCTAATATCCTACTCATTTTGGACGCTATGGCCATGAACAAGATGAACGTATTTCACTGGCACATTGTTGACGACCAGAGTTTCCCATATCAGAGCGAAAGGTTTCCCGATTTGAG TCGTCTGGGAGCCTATCACGAGACCTTGATTTACACCAAGAAAGACATTCAGACGGTTATCGACTACGCAAGGAACAGGGGGATCAGAGTTATTCCTGAATTCGATGTACCCG GTCACACAAGGTCCTGGGGTGTAGCCAAACCCGAACTCCTGACACATTGCTACAACGAATACGCTGTCGACATGGGTCTCGGTCCGATGAACCCAATCAAGGACAGCACATACACCTTCCTGCGGGAACTGTTTCATGAGGTCCAGGCCTTGTTTCCGGATAGATACATTCACATCGGAGGTGATGAAGTCGATCTAGATTGCTG GGAGTCGAATCCAGAATTCCAGAGATACATACAAGAGCACAACCTGACTTCGGTAGCTGATTTTCACGCTCTATTCATGCGCAACACGATTCCTCTGCTCAGCGAAAACTCGAGACCGATTGTGTGGCAG gaAGTTTTCGATGAAGGCGTGCCCCTTCCGAAGGACACTATCGTGCAAGTGTGGAAGGGAAACGAAGTTTACGAAATGTTGAAT ATCCTAAGAGCAAGTCACCAGTTAATCTATTCCTCTGGCTGGTACCTTGACCATCTGAAAACTGGAGGCGATTGGACGGAATTTTTCAACAAGGACCCTCGGGATATGGTCAGCGGCCTCAGCAAAGACATCAATGTTGACAACATTGTAGGTGGCGAAGCTTGCATGTGGACAGAAGTTGTTAACGACATGAACATTATGAGCAG AGTATGGCCACGAGCTAGTGCTGTAGCTGAAAGACTGTGGGGCCACGAATCACAGGCAGCATATCAAGTATACTCTCGCTTAGAGGAGCACACATGCAGAATGAACGCGCGCGGCATACGCGCCCAGCCACCCAGTGGCCCTGGCTTCTGCCTAGGCGCTTAG